The genomic window CTGCGCCACAAGGGCATGAAGAAGGGCGACAAGATCCTCGTGCAGTCCCGCAACAACCTGCAGTTGTTCGAGAGTTGCTGGGTCGCCTTTCGTCTCGGTTGCGTTTGGGTGCCGACGAACTTCCGCCTGACGCCACCCGAGATTTCGTATCTCGGCGCATCGAGCGGTGCACGCCTCATGATCTACGAGTCGGATTTCGCGATGCACGTCGACGCCGTGCGTGCGGCATCGGACGCGCTGGAACTCGTGGTCTGCATCGGGAATCCGCGTGCCGGTGAGAGTTCGTACGAGGGACTCGTCCAAGAGCACGCAGCAGACTCGGCCGAGTCTGGCGAATCGGTCGAGTGCGCCGCAGTCGCTTACGACGACCCGTTGTGGTTTTTCTATACCTCGGGCACGACCGGCAAGCCCAAGGCGGGCATCCTCACGCACGGACAAATGGCTTTCGTGGTGACCAACCATCTTGCCGAACTGATTCCCTGCACCACGGAAAAAGACTGTTCGATCGCGGTCGCGCCGCTCTCGCACGGCGCCGGAATCCATGCGCTGCTCAATGTGGCCCGGGGTGCCGCTACCGTCATGATGCCGGGCGAAAGGCTGGAGCCGGAGTCGTTCTGGCAACTCGTCGAGCGGCATGCAGTGAGCAACGTCTTCACCGTCCCGACGATCGTCAAGATGCTGGTCGAACATCCGGCCGTCGATCGTTACGATCACTCTTCACTCCGCTACGTCATCTATGCCGGAGCACCGATGTACCGGATCGACCAGAAACTTGCGCTCGGCAAACTGGGCAAGGTGCTGGTGCAGTACTTCGGTCTCGGCGAGGTCACCGGCAACATCACCGTTCTCACTCCCGACATGCACTCGGCGGACGACGACGACCCCCGCGCCAACATCGGATCGTGCGGTCGGGCCCGAGTGGGCATGGAGGTCGCGATTCTGGATGCAGCGTTTCAGCGTGTCGCAGCGGGCACCGTCGGCGAAATCTGCTGCCGTGGCCCCGCTGTTTTCAATGGGTATCACAACAACCCGGATGCCACGGCCAAGGCACTGCAAGGTGGCTGGTTCCATACGGGCGACCTGGGCCGGATGGACGGCCGCGGGCTGCTCTACATCACCGGCCGCGAATCCGACATGTACATCTCCGGCGGGTCCAACGTGTACCCGCGTGAAGTCGAAGAGGTCCTGCTCACGCACCCGGGCGTCGCCGAGGTCGCCGTGCTGGGCGTACCCGATTCCAAATGGGGAGAAATCGGCGTTGCGGTGATCGTTCGCGGGGCCTCGGCGAGTCCGGTCGACGAACAGGCCCTGCTGGCCCACCTCGATGGCCGATGCGCAAAGTACCGCTGGCCACGCCGGATGTTCTTCTGGGACGCCTTGCCGAAGTCGGGCTACGGCAAGGTGACCAAGAAGGATGTATTGCGGCTTCTTACCGAGCGCGGCGACATCGCTCCGTCTTCCTGATCATGGCCGCGTTGCGACAGGGAATACGCATGAAGGATGTTCGTTGAGCAATCGAATGAAAGACAAAGTCGTCATCGTCAGTGGTGCCGGCTCTTCGGGACCCGGCTGGAGCAATGGGAAAGCGGCGGCGGTGCTCTATGCGAGGGAAGGCGCACAGGTTTTCGCAGTCGACTCACGACTGGAGGCGGCACAGGAAACGCAGGCTCTCATCGAAGGCGAGGGCGGCACCTGCATGACGTTCAGGGCCGACGCTTCCGTGAGTGCCGACATGAAGCAGGCGGTCGAAGCCTGCATCGGTCGGTTCGGTCGCATCGACGTGCTGCACAACAACGTGGGAATCGTCGAGGTCGGCGGGCCGGTCGAGACTTCAGAGGAAAGCTGGGACCATGTCATCGCGGTGAACCAGACCAGCGTGTTCCTCGCCTGCAAGCACGTGTTGCCGCACATGATCGAACGACAGTCCGGTGCCATCGTGAACATCGGCTCCGTCGCCGCCGTACGTTGGATCGGCTTTCCCTACATTGCTTACAGCGCCGCCAAGGCTGCGATCGTCGCCATGACGTCGAACATCGCAGTCCAGTACGCCGCACAAGGCATCCGTGCCAACTGCGTGATGCCAGGCTTCATGAACACTCCGTTGATTCGGGCGCCGCTGCTCAAGACGTATGGCGGCGACATCGATTCGATGATCGAACAGCGCGACAAGCAAGTGCCCACCGGAAAGATGGGAGACGCATGGGACACCGCCTATGCAGCGCTCTATCTGGCATCGGATGAAGCCCGCTATGTGACCGGAATTCAATTGACGGTCGATGGCGGACTCACCGCCCGATGTGCCTGACAGCGACTAAAAAATAACCACGATAACCACGATAACCACGATAAACCAGGAGACAAGAAGATATGCAAACCTCACGCCGCACCATTCTCAAGACCGCCACGACCATCGGCCTGATCGGTCTTGGCAGCAAGACCGCGACCGCACAAAACGGCACCTTCAACTTCAAGGTCGGGACCAATGTCCAGAACACGCACCCGATCTTCATTCGCCTGAATGAAGCGACAGAGAAGATCAAGTCCGAAACCGATGGCAAGGTGATCGTGCGCGTTTTTCCTAACGGGCAACTCGGGTCGGACACCGACATGTTGAGCCAAGTGCGCTCCGGTGGCCTGGACTTCCTCACCCTGGCGGGCGTGATTCTCGCCAATCTGGTGCCGATGGCGTCGCTCAACAGCGTGGGCTTCGCGTTCCCGGACTATCCCAGTGTCTGGAAGGCGATGGACGGCGACCTAGGCAATTTCATTCGCCTGCACATCACCAAAGCGAATCTGCATGTGTTCGACAAGGTGTGGGACAACGGCTTTCGTCATGTCACTTCGTCCAAACTGATCAACACACCGACCGATCTCAACGAACTGAAGATTCGCGTCCCGGTCAGTCCATTGCTGATGTCGTTGTTCAAGACGCTCAAGGCGTCGCCGACCGGCATCAACTTCAACGAGCTTTACAGCGCACTCCAGACCAAGCTGGTCGATGCGCAGGAAAACCCGCTTCCCATCATCCAGTCCGCAAAGCTTTATGAAGTGCAAAAGAACTGTGCGCTGACAGGCCATATCTGGGACGGTTACTGGATGCTGGCCAACAACCGGGCATTCGAAAGTATGCCGGTCGCGTTGCGCGAGATCGTGACCAAGAACTTCAATGCGGCTGCCATGGTCCAGCGCGCCGACAGCGAAAAACTGGCGGTGTCGTTGCAACAGGAACTGGCCGGCAAAGGACTTGTTTTCAACAAGCCGGCGATCGAGCCGTTTCGCGCGGCGCTGCAACAGGGCAAGTTCTATTCGGAGTGGAAGGGAAAGTTCGGCGACGAGGCTTGGGCCAAGCTCGAGGCAGCGGTCGGCAAGCTGGTGTGACGGGAGCAGGACATGAACACCCAGGTCTTGTCCCCGGAGTTTGTTGCGCGACCGCCGCTGCGGCCCCTGGCGGCCCGGCTGGATCAAGCTTTTTTCAGCGTCATCGAGAACGTCGCAGCGCTGTTGCTCATCGGCGAGATCTGCATCCTGTTTGCCGGCATCGTGGCGCGCTATGTTTTTCATGCGCCGTTGATCTGGTCGGACGAACTCGCTCAGATGATGTTCATCTGGCTGGCGATGCTGGGCGCCGTGATCGCATTGCGGCGCGGCGAGCACATGCGAATGTCGACCTTCGTCAACAACGCATCGCCAGGCACCCGTACGCTGCTCGAGACGGTGGCCATCATCGCGGCCATCGTCTTTCTCGGCTGCATTCTGGTTCCGGCCTACGAGTACGCGGCAGACGAGCAATTCATGATGATGCCCGGCCTGGAGTTGTCGAGTTCATGGCGGGCAGCGGCGTTGCCGGTCGGCATGTTCCTGATGTTGCTCGCGGGGTTGCTCCGACTTGCCGTCGTCGCTGAATGGAGGGTGATCCTGACTTCGCTGGTGCTGATCGGTGTGTGCGCTGCGGCGCTCATCCTGGCCAAGCCGCTGTTCGGATCTCTGGGCAACGTCAACCTGGTGATTTTCTTTGTCTTCATGATCGCGGGATGCGTGTTCGCCGGCGTGCCCATCGCGTTCTCGTTCGGACTCGCCACGTTGAGCTATCTGGCGTTGACCACCACGACACCGCTGGCAGTCCTGGTCGGGCGCATGGGCGAAGGCCTGTCGCATCTGATCCTGCTGGCGGTGCCCATGTTCGTTTTTCTCGGGCTGCTGATCGAGGCGACCGGCATGGCGCGACGCCTCATCGGTTGCCTTGCTTCGATGATCGGGCATGTCAAGGGCGGACTCTCTTACGTGCTGGTCGGCGCCATGTACCTTGTGTCCGGAATTTCAGGATCCAAGGTGGCCGACATGGCGGCCATCGCACCCGCGCTCTTTCCGGAGATGCGCAAACGCGGGTCGAAGCCGGGTGAGTTGGTGGCGCTGCTTTCTGCGACGGGCGCACAGACCGAGACCATTCCGCCGAGCCTGGTGTTGATCACGGTCGGCTCCGTCACCGGCGTGTCGATTACCGCGTTGTTCGCGGGTGGCATGCTGCCGGCCGTGGTGGTCGGCCTGCTGCTTTGCGTGGTCGTCTGGCATCGACACCGTCACGAAGACCTTCGGCATATCTCCCGCAGCACCAAGGCCCAGATCGCGAAGCACCTCCTTGCAGCCTCGCCTGCCATCGCGTTGCCCTTCGTTATCCGGTTTGCGGTCGTCGAGGGCATCGCCACCGCCACTGAAGTTTCGACGATCGGCATCGTCTATTCGATGGCCGTCGGGCTGTTGATCTACAAAGAGTTCGACTGGAATCGGCTCAAGCCCATGCTGCTCGACACGGCTGCGCTTTCCGGCGCGATCCTGTTGATCATCGGCGCGGCCACCGGCATGGCGTGGGCGCTGACGCAATCGGGTTTCTCCACCAGTCTTGCCGAGGCGGCGATGGCGCTCCCCGGTGGCAAGTGGACGTTCCTGGCCGCTTCCATTGTCGGTTTCATCGTTCTCGGCAGCGTGCTCGAAGGCATTCCCGCCATCGTGCTTTTTGGGCCACTGCTGTTTCCGATTGCCCAGCAAGTGGGGCTTCACGAGGTGCACTACGCCATGGTGGTCATCCTGGCGATGGGCATCGGATTGTTCGCTCCGCCATTCGGTGTGGGCTACTACTCTGCGTGCGCCGTGAGCAGGATCGATCCGCAAGAAGGACTGCGCCCGTTGGTCGGGTATGTCGTCGCACTGGTCATCGGCGTCGTGGTCATCGCGGCCGTTCCCTGGTTCTCCACGGCATTCCTGTAACGCACGGGCGACCCGGCGTCCGCCCTCGAAGCGCCGGGTTTTTACGCTTTTTTTACGGCCCCTGACCGACTCCATTCCCCGTTTTTATGTGCCCCTGCCGAGACTGACTGCCATGTCTCGAAACAGGAGTGACTGAATGGACTTCGTATGGATTGCCGCCCTCGCCGTGTTCTGGCTGGGAATGGTCGGCATGGTGAACGGGTTGCACAAGCTGCAATCCGCCAAGGGCGAACAGGGAGCGCGCAAATGATCAGTCTCGAAGTGCTTTACGGCTTCGGCGGATTCATTGCGATCGCGTTGTTCGCCTATCTTGTCTACGCCCTGATCCGCGCAGAGGAGTTCTGACATGACCACCTCCGCATGGACCCTGCTGGTGGTCTTTCTCGTTTTGCTGGGCGTGCTGGCTTGGCCGCTAGGCCGCTTCATGGCCGCGATGTGCGACAGCCGCTTGCCGCGTTGGATGCAGCGCGTCGAAGCGCCGTTGTACGCGGTGGCGGGTACGTCGCCTGACCAGTCGATGCACTGGCGCACCTATGCGCTGGCGCTGGTTGCTTTCAACACTCTCGGCGCGATCTTCGTCTACGGCTTGCAGCGCCTGCAGGCCGCGCTGCCGTTGAACCCGGCAGGCATGGCCGCGGTGTCGCCGGATTCGTCGTTCAACACGGCGATCAGCTTCGTGAGCAACACCAACTGGCAGGGCTACGCCGGCGAGTCGACCATGAGCTATCTCACGCAGATGCTCGGCCTCACGGTGCAGAACTTTCTGTCGGCGGCCACCGGCATCGCCGTCGCCTTCGCGCTGGCACGCGGCTTCGCGGCGCGGCGCACCGACGGCAAGGGGCTGGTCGGCAACTTCTGGGTCGACCTGACGCGCATCACAGTGTGGCTGTTGCTGCCGATCTCGTTCGTCATCGCGATGGTGCTCGCAGGCCAGGGCGTCATCCAGAACTTCGACGCTTACAAGACCGCGACGACGATCGAAGCACAGGCTTACCAACAGCCCAAGCTCGACGCCGGCGGTCAGCCCGTCAAGGACGCCGCTGGCGCTCCGGTGCTCGAAGACGCGAAGACCACCACGCAAACGCTCGCCATGGGTCCGGTCGCTTCGCAAGAAGCCATCAAGATGCTCGGCACCAACGGTGGCGGCTTCTTCAACGCCAATTCGGCGCACCCGTACGAGAACCCGACCGCGTTTTCCAACCTCGTGGAGATGCTGGCGATCTTCCTGATCCCGGCGGGACTGTGCTTCACCTTCGGCCGCGTCGTCGGTGACCGACGCCAGGGCTTCGCCGTGCTCGCTACGATGACGGTGTTGTTCGTCATCGGCGTGCTGGTCATGATTCCGGCCGAACAT from Variovorax sp. PAMC28562 includes these protein-coding regions:
- a CDS encoding acyl-CoA synthetase — protein: MHPAQVMNLGQLLTQTARLFPQHAGLIQGDETWTWKAIHARVDAMVAALRHKGMKKGDKILVQSRNNLQLFESCWVAFRLGCVWVPTNFRLTPPEISYLGASSGARLMIYESDFAMHVDAVRAASDALELVVCIGNPRAGESSYEGLVQEHAADSAESGESVECAAVAYDDPLWFFYTSGTTGKPKAGILTHGQMAFVVTNHLAELIPCTTEKDCSIAVAPLSHGAGIHALLNVARGAATVMMPGERLEPESFWQLVERHAVSNVFTVPTIVKMLVEHPAVDRYDHSSLRYVIYAGAPMYRIDQKLALGKLGKVLVQYFGLGEVTGNITVLTPDMHSADDDDPRANIGSCGRARVGMEVAILDAAFQRVAAGTVGEICCRGPAVFNGYHNNPDATAKALQGGWFHTGDLGRMDGRGLLYITGRESDMYISGGSNVYPREVEEVLLTHPGVAEVAVLGVPDSKWGEIGVAVIVRGASASPVDEQALLAHLDGRCAKYRWPRRMFFWDALPKSGYGKVTKKDVLRLLTERGDIAPSS
- a CDS encoding SDR family NAD(P)-dependent oxidoreductase, with amino-acid sequence MKDKVVIVSGAGSSGPGWSNGKAAAVLYAREGAQVFAVDSRLEAAQETQALIEGEGGTCMTFRADASVSADMKQAVEACIGRFGRIDVLHNNVGIVEVGGPVETSEESWDHVIAVNQTSVFLACKHVLPHMIERQSGAIVNIGSVAAVRWIGFPYIAYSAAKAAIVAMTSNIAVQYAAQGIRANCVMPGFMNTPLIRAPLLKTYGGDIDSMIEQRDKQVPTGKMGDAWDTAYAALYLASDEARYVTGIQLTVDGGLTARCA
- a CDS encoding TRAP transporter substrate-binding protein, which produces MQTSRRTILKTATTIGLIGLGSKTATAQNGTFNFKVGTNVQNTHPIFIRLNEATEKIKSETDGKVIVRVFPNGQLGSDTDMLSQVRSGGLDFLTLAGVILANLVPMASLNSVGFAFPDYPSVWKAMDGDLGNFIRLHITKANLHVFDKVWDNGFRHVTSSKLINTPTDLNELKIRVPVSPLLMSLFKTLKASPTGINFNELYSALQTKLVDAQENPLPIIQSAKLYEVQKNCALTGHIWDGYWMLANNRAFESMPVALREIVTKNFNAAAMVQRADSEKLAVSLQQELAGKGLVFNKPAIEPFRAALQQGKFYSEWKGKFGDEAWAKLEAAVGKLV
- a CDS encoding TRAP transporter large permease subunit, which gives rise to MNTQVLSPEFVARPPLRPLAARLDQAFFSVIENVAALLLIGEICILFAGIVARYVFHAPLIWSDELAQMMFIWLAMLGAVIALRRGEHMRMSTFVNNASPGTRTLLETVAIIAAIVFLGCILVPAYEYAADEQFMMMPGLELSSSWRAAALPVGMFLMLLAGLLRLAVVAEWRVILTSLVLIGVCAAALILAKPLFGSLGNVNLVIFFVFMIAGCVFAGVPIAFSFGLATLSYLALTTTTPLAVLVGRMGEGLSHLILLAVPMFVFLGLLIEATGMARRLIGCLASMIGHVKGGLSYVLVGAMYLVSGISGSKVADMAAIAPALFPEMRKRGSKPGELVALLSATGAQTETIPPSLVLITVGSVTGVSITALFAGGMLPAVVVGLLLCVVVWHRHRHEDLRHISRSTKAQIAKHLLAASPAIALPFVIRFAVVEGIATATEVSTIGIVYSMAVGLLIYKEFDWNRLKPMLLDTAALSGAILLIIGAATGMAWALTQSGFSTSLAEAAMALPGGKWTFLAASIVGFIVLGSVLEGIPAIVLFGPLLFPIAQQVGLHEVHYAMVVILAMGIGLFAPPFGVGYYSACAVSRIDPQEGLRPLVGYVVALVIGVVVIAAVPWFSTAFL
- the kdpF gene encoding K(+)-transporting ATPase subunit F; protein product: MISLEVLYGFGGFIAIALFAYLVYALIRAEEF
- the kdpA gene encoding potassium-transporting ATPase subunit KdpA gives rise to the protein MTTSAWTLLVVFLVLLGVLAWPLGRFMAAMCDSRLPRWMQRVEAPLYAVAGTSPDQSMHWRTYALALVAFNTLGAIFVYGLQRLQAALPLNPAGMAAVSPDSSFNTAISFVSNTNWQGYAGESTMSYLTQMLGLTVQNFLSAATGIAVAFALARGFAARRTDGKGLVGNFWVDLTRITVWLLLPISFVIAMVLAGQGVIQNFDAYKTATTIEAQAYQQPKLDAGGQPVKDAAGAPVLEDAKTTTQTLAMGPVASQEAIKMLGTNGGGFFNANSAHPYENPTAFSNLVEMLAIFLIPAGLCFTFGRVVGDRRQGFAVLATMTVLFVIGVLVMIPAEHAGNPLLTSLGVDQASSAMQVGGNMEGKETRFGLDASSLFAVITTAASCGAVNAMHDSLTPLGGMVPMVMMQLGEVVFGGVGTGLYSMLIFAILAVFIAGLMIGRTPEYLGKKIEAHEMKLTSIAILVTPMLVLAGTAIAVIAADGKAGIANPGAHGFSEILYALTSAGNNNGSAFAGLSANTPFYNGLLAVAMWFGRFGVIVPVLAIAGALAAKKRLPVTAGTMPTHGPLFVTLLIGTVLLVGLLNYVPALALGPMVEHLMLWK